The region GCCTACGCTGACCTGTGCCACATGGGACTGGAGGGTGCGCGCTCAGGCTGGAAGCTCGGGCTCGATCTGCTGGGCGACCGGATCAACCTGGTGAGCGTCAAGAACGCCGGTCTCTACCAGGAACAGGACGCAGCCGGTAACTACCGCTGGCGGGGCAAGCTGGTGCCGGTCTGGCAGGGCATCACACCGCTGCCCGAGGCCTTCACCTATCTGAAGCAGTTGGGTTTCGACGGAACGGTCAGCTTCCACAGCGAGTACCAGGGCAGCTTTAGCTGGAAGGACCTGACCACTCCGGAGCTCATCGAGCAGACGCGTGAGGACCTGCAGTACGTGAAGGAGATGCTCAAAGGACTGGGATAGGCGAAGGGGTTTGCAGCCCCGACTGACAACAGGTTGCACTGCTCTGCACGGCGCCAACGGGGGATATCACGCAGCCGGCCACATGCGGGCCGGTCGCGGGAGGTGGGTGCGATGGGACGTGTCGGCATGGCAACGGTGGCTGTCTGTTTGCTGTGGATGTGCTGCTCAGGCCTCGCGATCGCACAGGGGACACAAGCGTCAGGCATCACCTTCCAGGCCTTGTCGGATGCTGAGCTCAGCGCCATTGAGCAGGGCCTAGGGCGGCGTGTCGGGGTTCGGGTCACCCTGGTGGCGACGGGGAGCCCGGCCGAGGCCGCCGATGTGAAGTGCGGCGATATCCTCCTCACGGTGAACGATCACGGCGTGGCGTCACCGACGGAGGCCGCCCAAGCTCTCACGGGCCAGGCAGGCCGCGTGAAGCTGGTCGTGGCGCGGGCCAGCGGCGCGAATGAGCTATCGACAAAGACTCTCTGGCTGGAGATCGGTGCAGGAGCTGCTGCGCCGGTCTCCGGCGGTGTTACCCCCGCCACTTCACCTAACCTCTTGCAGGCTCTCGGTCTCACAGTTCAGCAGCTAGACGCGGATGACCTGGCCTCGATCGCGGCAGCCACCGGCAAGCGGGCCGGTGTGTTTGTGGTAGCTGTTGCGCCGGGCTCGCGGGCGGCGGCTGCCGGGATCCGAGACGACGACATCCTCTTTGACGTTGGCGGGCAGACCATCGACGGTGTGCCGAGCCTCGTGCAGGCCCTGTCCGTCGCTCCGGCGCGAGCGAGCTGCCAGGTCTGGCGTGCGGCTGCCAACGGTGGGTTCCAGACGGTGCCGGCGTCGCTGGACCTCCAGGGCCTTGCGACCGGCCAGGCAACCTCGACCGGTCCCGCTCCAACTCCGGTCGCGAGTACACTTGGGGCGGCCGCGTCAGCGGACCTGCAGAACAAGCTAAACGCTCTCGAGGCCGCCCGTCAGGCCGGCATCCTCACCAACGACGAGTACGCCCGCAAGAGGGCCGAGATCGAGGCCCAGATCCGGGCCCTCTCTCCGCAGCCGGATCCGGCAACCCAGCAGAAGCTCCAGGCGCTGGATGCCGCCCGGGCCGCCGGCGTGATCACCGAGGCGGAGTACGCCCAGAAGCGTGCCCAGCTTCTCGGCCAGGGCGCGGTCGCCACAGGTGTGCCGCCGGCGACTACCACGGGCACCACGCCACCGGTCGCGACCGTCCCGGCGACTTGGAAGACCGCCCAGTCCCCCGCCCTCGGCGGGTTCAGCATGAAGCACCCACCCGAGTGGACCGCGACGACCGCCACCTCTGGTCCGGCCTTGTCGCTGAGCAACGGGTCACGGACCGTGGAAGTGCTGCCGGCCCCCAACGTGACCTCTCTTCAGCAGGTGTACAACAACGTCCTCGGGCAGATGCGCGGGCAGACGGGGAACTACACGGAGTTGGCCAGTGGCAAAGGCCGGATCGCCGGTCAGGAGGCGCTGCTGTGCGACTTCACCGGCACTAACCCCGAGGGCAAGCCGGTCGTGACGCGCCTCGCCGGAGTCCTCAACGGCACTAACGCCTTCCTGATCATCATGGGCGCGCCCAGTACCGAGGTCGGCACGATTCGGCCTCTGTGGGACATGATGCTATCGACCTTCACCTTCGGCACTGCAACGGCAACGCCCCGCACCTGGTACTAGGCCGCCGACCTTCATGGGTAACACAAGGCGACAGGCCAACCCTCGGCCTGTCGCCTTCACGCATCTACTGCACGGTGCTTCCGGTCCTCCGGCGACGCCTACCAGGCCGAGTAACCGCCATCGATGACCAGGTCATGGCCGGTCGTGTAGCTGGCTGCCTCGGAAGCCAGGTACACCACAGCGCCGACCAACTCCTCAGGCTCTGCCATCCGTCCCATCGGGATGTAGGGCAGCCAGTTGCCGAAGTACTCCGAGAACTGCCGCGTCAGCTCGCTGAGTGTGTAGCCCGGGCTGATGCAGTTGACCCGTACCCCATGCTGAGCCCACTCCGCTGCCATGCTGTGGGTGAGCTGGATCACGCCCGCCTTCGACGAGTTGTAGCCCACCTGGCCTTGCGGCCGGTTCACGATGCTGCCCGACATTGAGGCAACGTTGATGATGGACCCCGAGCGCTGCTCGATCATGATGCGCCCGGCCGCCTGGCAGCACAGGAAGGTGCCCTTCAGGTTCAGGCCCACGACCTTGTCCCACTCCTCCTCGGTCATGTCCTCCGCCTTGTTCCAGATGCAGACGCCTGCACTGTTGACCAGCACGTCAAGTCGCCCGAAGTGAGCCCTGATCTGGTCGAAGGCGGCCGTCACTGCCGCCTTGCAGGTAACATCGCAAACGATCCCCAGCGTGCCTTTGCCCATCTCCTTCGCTGACTGCTGCACGCGGTCCTCGAGGATGTCGACGAGCGCAACCTGTGCGCCCATCTCCTGGAGAGCATCGGCGCAGGCGCGACCGATACCCCGAGCGCCGCCGGTGACTGCCGCGACTTTCCCGGTAAGGTCGAACTTCTCCCGAATACCCATTGTCAGTCCTCCTGGTCTCAGACGCCTTCCGGCGCATCTGCTGTGGGTTGCTTATCTACGGGCGGGCCGGTAGCAGGTCGGCTCCGGCGTACTTGACGTAGGTACCGTTGAGCGTGAAGACGCCTCCGGGCTGTCCCTTCGGATCGAGTTTCAGCAGACACAGCGAGGCGTCCGTAGTGATCGGCTGGGCGGCATTCCCGGTGGGCGCGACCGATAGCAAGTGGACCTGACCATCAGGAAGGTCCAGGCGCAGGCAGCCCTTGGCGCCACCGGCAACGGCCGTGACCTTGGGCGAGCCGGGCTTGTCCGAAGGGTACAGCACGTAGACATTCTGCACACGCCCGGCAGCCTTGTTGGTGAACAGCGCCGTCGGGACGGGTCGCCACGGTGAGTTGGCCCATCCCTGGACCGGCGCCTCAGTCAGGCCCTTGACCACCGACACGCCCAGGCCG is a window of Armatimonadia bacterium DNA encoding:
- a CDS encoding SDR family oxidoreductase produces the protein MGIREKFDLTGKVAAVTGGARGIGRACADALQEMGAQVALVDILEDRVQQSAKEMGKGTLGIVCDVTCKAAVTAAFDQIRAHFGRLDVLVNSAGVCIWNKAEDMTEEEWDKVVGLNLKGTFLCCQAAGRIMIEQRSGSIINVASMSGSIVNRPQGQVGYNSSKAGVIQLTHSMAAEWAQHGVRVNCISPGYTLSELTRQFSEYFGNWLPYIPMGRMAEPEELVGAVVYLASEAASYTTGHDLVIDGGYSAW
- a CDS encoding PDZ domain-containing protein, producing the protein MGRVGMATVAVCLLWMCCSGLAIAQGTQASGITFQALSDAELSAIEQGLGRRVGVRVTLVATGSPAEAADVKCGDILLTVNDHGVASPTEAAQALTGQAGRVKLVVARASGANELSTKTLWLEIGAGAAAPVSGGVTPATSPNLLQALGLTVQQLDADDLASIAAATGKRAGVFVVAVAPGSRAAAAGIRDDDILFDVGGQTIDGVPSLVQALSVAPARASCQVWRAAANGGFQTVPASLDLQGLATGQATSTGPAPTPVASTLGAAASADLQNKLNALEAARQAGILTNDEYARKRAEIEAQIRALSPQPDPATQQKLQALDAARAAGVITEAEYAQKRAQLLGQGAVATGVPPATTTGTTPPVATVPATWKTAQSPALGGFSMKHPPEWTATTATSGPALSLSNGSRTVEVLPAPNVTSLQQVYNNVLGQMRGQTGNYTELASGKGRIAGQEALLCDFTGTNPEGKPVVTRLAGVLNGTNAFLIIMGAPSTEVGTIRPLWDMMLSTFTFGTATATPRTWY